The following DNA comes from Picosynechococcus sp. PCC 7003.
TTAGAAAATCGAGATCCTCAAACCCCAACTGCTTGAGCTGCCGGAAAGCCCAGGGTTTAGCAAATAATTCCGGAGTAATCTGCCAGTCCAAAAAGCCCACTTCCTCCGCCGCGACTTTGACCCCATAGAGTTCGTCGGTGTTGCGGAAAAAGCCCCAGGGTGCCCGCATCAAAGAATTAATAAAATCCATCGGTAGGCCGGGCATAAAGCCATAGACCCAAAGGGTGGTCGCCGGATTATCGTAGGCATTTAAAATCACTTCGTTGAGGGTCGCGCCCAAATGCCAGTTAATGGCGGCGGCTTGGGCATCGATTTGGTTCCCTCGACGCACTGTATCGTGGTTGGCACAACCTGTAATCCAGCGATCGCCTTGGAACATCACCTCAATAATGCGGTTCCATTTGTAATCCCAGAAGCCTTCGATGGTGGGCGTATTGTGGGCAAAGATCAATGGCCCCCACTGGTAGGACTCAGGGCGCAGTTCGATCAGATCGCGGTAGGTCGAAGAAGTTTCCCAGCCTTCTTCGGGCCAGGGCCGACCATCTTCAAAAATCGTGAAGAGTAGCCGTTGGCGATCGCCAATATCCTGGATCACATCACTCATGGCCAGCAGATAAGCATCATCTTGCTCCACCCGGCCAGAGAGGGGGTTAAAGAAGCGGAAATCCTGCCCGCCGTCAATGCGAATACCATCAGCCCCGGAGTTGATCCGTCGCCGTTGCAGCTCTAACAGGATCGCCCGCACCTGGGGAAGTTGGTGGTTGAGATCCTGGCCGTACATATTGGGGCCTTTGAGGTACTGGTTGTTCAGGAGCTCCAACGATTGATTGTCCGCATGGCCATAGACCAGGTCATAAATAATCTGGATCGGCCCCCCCGCAAAATTATGGAGGGTACTGATAAAGTCCACCAGTTCATCGGGACGGAGGCTACTCAGGATCGTGGGGTTGGTGGCCGCTGAGCCTAAAATCGGCACATCGTAACCCCAATTTTGGGTTTTAGCTTTGCGTAGGGTGACTTCTACTTCGAGGCCACAGGCCATTTCCCCGGTTTCAATTGTCTCATTGGGGGCGATCGCAAAAAATTCGTGGTGGCGGTTGTCCCCCTCAAGGCGATATTCAATGGTGGGTTCAATGGGGAGCAACTGCAGCGCATCGTAACCAACATAATTTTGTTCGGCGGCAGTGAGGGATTCCCCGGCGGCAATCTTTTCCGAGAGGCGTTGGTAAACCTGGGTTAGGCCCGCTAGGGTCCCTTCCGGGGAGGCTGTTTTGAGGTGGACTTGCAAAATATTTAAGGGAGCGGGCACCCGGGGCAACACCTCATCGGCATTATCGAGGATGGGACGTTCCCAGGGGGCTTGGTCGGGATCGAGGGGCGTCGAATGGGCCTCAAAATAGGCCAGGTCTGTTCGTTGCTGCTGGAGGCTGTCCATGTCGTAGAGTTCTGCTGGCCCAAACACCCCATAGGGCAGAGAATAGGCCAAAACATCGCGGATGATCGAAATTTCATCCTGGAGGCGATCGCAGTAGCGCAACCAGTACATAGAACCCATTTGTTTCCTGGTGCCTGGGCGCATCCCCGCAACCACACCCCAACAAAATTCCCCCTGCTGTTTGAGTTCCACACAGTCCCGGCGGCATTTAATGGTTTGGCTGGGAGCACTAAAGTCCACCGCTTCGAGGGGGGTAAAGACTTCCAAGAAAATATCGCGGTTTGTTTGGATCACTTCCCCCGCCAGTTCCGGCGTCCAGAAACCGATCTCCGTGAGGCCATCCGCCCGGTAATGGGCCCCCAAGCGTTTGGCGAGGCGTTGCCCCTTGTGGAAATAACTTTCATTGGAATGGGTCACTTGGGCTGCCCAATCTAACAAAATTCGGGTGTCTGCTTCGCTAAGCTGAATTTGAGAGGCCGTATTCACTATCTAAGTAACCGTAACAACAACTGATTCATCGGATTGGGTGCCTGGGGCGATCGCCCTTTACCAACACATCCATCCTCGCATCTGCCAAATGACTTATCTTTTGATCGCAAACCAGCAAAGATAACTGATGAGTCGATTAGATAAATCAATATATCCTGACAGAATTAAATTATTTTGTCGGCTATCAATTTATCGGCGATCGCCCCCCAAAAAATCACTTTAAAATGCGGCTATTTATACCTTGATTACTTAAGAAAGTATTAGGAATCTTTGTTATGCATCGATTTTTTGAGCTTAAAACCACCTTAATTTAAGATTAAGTTTTGCCCGAAAGATTAGCCTTCCGACGGGCTTTCACCCCGCAGATAACCGTTTAAATAAAAAGTCTCACCTATAATAAATCATTCTCTTTCCCTCCGGCAAGCCATCACTAACTCAGCCAAAAACATAAACTGAGAAAAATGCTATAATGAAAAAGTGTCCAATTGAATATAGTAGCCATTTAATCAACCATATTTGTCGTTTTTACGGCCCATGAAACAACCCCTCGGCAGTTTTGAAACCCAGTTTCCCCAGGTGAATTCCCCCCACTAAATTTGCTGTTCGTCGGGAAATAATGGCAACGCCCTTTGCACTGGGCCTCTGAATATTTGTTGGCGAGGATTGCCCCAGCCCAGTGTTGTATCTCTAGTTGTGGGAGTGAATTCAAGGCCAGAATCAATGGTTGATTTGGGTACCGTGGCCAGGGCGATCGCCAACGGTTTGCCCCCCAAGATCCAGGCCACAACCGCCAATGGACACAGGCCCATTGCCACCGCAAGCGGCCTTTTTTTATCTGAACCATACCAACCCCTGGAGGTCTTAATGAAATCTTCTCTCGTCATTCTCTACCATAGGGAACCCTATGATGAGGTGCGCGAAAACGGTAAAACCTTCTACCGTGACAAAACAAGCCCTAACGGGATCATGCCGACCCTCAAAAGCTTCTTTGCCAATGCCGAACAAAGCACCTGGGTCGCTTGGAAACAAATCTCTGGCAAACAACAAGAGAAGTTCCAGACCAAGATGGCATTTCCCGGTCAGGAAAACTCCGTGGTTCACCGCATCCCCCTGTCCGCAGACCAGGTCAAAAACTTCTATCACATCACCTCAAAAGAAGCCTTCTGGCCGATTCTGCACTCCTTCCCCTGGCAGTTTACCTACGACTCCTCAGACTGGGAAAACTTCAAGCAAATCAACGAAATGTTTGCTGATGCTGCCTGCGAAGATGCCGATGATGACGCTTTGTTTTGGGTCCACGACTACAATCTCTGGCTGACCCCCTACTTCATCCGCCAGAAGAAACCCAACGCTAAAATTGCCTTTTTCCACCACACGCCATTTCCGAGTGTTGATATTTTTAACATTCTGCCGTGGCGTGAAGCAATCGTAGATAGTCTCCTCTGCTGTGACCTGTGCGGTTTCCATTTGCCCCGCTACGTGCAAAATTTTGTCGCCGTTGCCCGGAGTTTGCGCAAGGTCGAAATTACCCGCCAAGTGCCCGTCGATGAGCACGCCTTTACTGCCGTAGGCACCGCCCTCGCAGAACCCGAAATTACCACCCAGTTGAAATATAAAGATCACCTGGTGAATTTGGATGCTTTCCCCGTGGGCACAAACCCCACCCAGATCCGCGCCCAGGTAGAGAAAGCCAGTACCCAGGAGCGAATCCGCAAAATCCGGGAAGAACTGGGCAGCAACAAGCTCATTTTGTCCGCTGGCCGGGTGGATTACGTTAAAGGCACCAAGGAAATGTTGGTCTGCTATGAACGTCTGTTAGAACGGCGACCGGAGTTGCAAACCAAAGTAAATCTGGTGGTTGCTGCCGCCAAGGCTGCTTCTGGGATGCGGGTTTACAAAAACGCCCAAAGTGAAATTGAGCGGCTCGTGGGTCGGATCAATGGTCGCTTCGCCAAGTTGAACTGGACACCGATTTTACTCTTTACCAGTGCCCTCTCCTATGAGGAACTGCTTGGTTTCTTTGGGGCCGCAGATATTGCCTGGATTACGCCGCTACGGGATGGCTTAAATCTCGTGGCGAAAGAGTATGTGGTCGCCCATGGTTGCGATGATGGGGTTTTGATCCTGTCGGAATTTGCCGGATCAGCGGTGGAACTACCCGATGCGATCCTCACCAACCCCTACGCAGCGAAACGGATGGATGAATCCATTGATCAAGCCCTGGCCATGCCCGTCGAGGAACAACAGCGACGCATGAAAAATATGTACCAGTCGATCCAGCGCTATGACGTGCAGCAGTGGGCGAATCACATGTTCCGGGAAGCCAAGGCAACGGCGGTCCTGGGCAAGGAACCGACCCCCGTCTAGGTCGTTTTTCTGCTTAACCTGGGGGAGGGGCGATCGCCGCCACAAAAATCCCCTGGGTTAGGGAGCGGTACGGAACGGTGGATCGCACCGGTCATGGCCCAAGCCAACTAACTGCACACAAGTTTGACCCTAATTCCCAACCTGAATAATGCGAGATTTTCAAACCATTCAAAACACAACCTACGATCTAATCATCATTGGTGGCGGCATTAATGGTGCTGGGATTGCCCGGGACGGGGCCTTACGGGGCTTAAAAACCTTACTCATTGAAAAGGAAGATTTTGCCAGTGGCACCACCAGTTGGTCTACCCGTCTGATCCATGGGGGCCTCCGTTACCTAGAGTATTTAGAATTTCATTTGGTGCGGGAGTCCCTCCATGAGCGAGAGGTGCTCCTGCGTACCGCGCCCCACCTGGTGCAACCGCTACAAATGACGATCCCCCTCTACAAAGGGGCGGCCCGGGGCTACTGGCTCATCCAAGCGGGGATGTTGCTCTATGACATTCTCAGTTTTGATAAAACGGTGCCTTCCCACCGGATGTTGAGCGCCCGCAAGTTTCAGAATCTTTTTCGCACGGTGCGATCGCAGGATGTGGTGGGGGCGGCCCAATATTATGACGGCCAGGTAGAATACGCCGAACGACTCTGTTTAGAAAATATTTTAGATGCCCAAGCGGCGGGGGCAACGGTTTTAAACTACACCGCCGTGACTGCCCTCCAACGGGATGAGAGCACCGCCACAATCCAGGCGATCGCCTGTGAAGATCAACTCACGGGTCAAACCTTTACCGTCCAAGCCAAGGGCAGCATGGTTGTGAATACCTCCGGCCCCTGGGTCGATGAAATTTGTCACTTGGGTCGCGCCGCCGGAAAAGCCAAACCCATTGGCACAGAACAAAAAATGGGCGGCACCAAGGGGAGTCATATTGTCGTGGATCCGTTCCCTGGCGCTCCCCAGGCTGCTCTCTATGTGGAAGCCGCCAGCGATAATCGCCCCTATTTCATCATTCCCTGGCTGGGTAAATATCTCATTGGCACCACGGATCTGAAATATACCGGAAGCCTAGATCATGTGAAGGCCGACAACGACGAAATCGATTATCTCCTCGCCGAAACCAATCGAGTCTTACCGTCCGCCCAGCTCAGTCGGGACGATATTCGCTTTACCTATTCAGGGGTACGGCCCTTACCCTATGTGGGCGATAAAAAACCCGGCAGCATTACCCGCAGTCATATTCTGTTTGACCACAGTGCTGAAGGGGCGAGAAATCTCATTTCCTTAATTGGCGGGAAACTGACCACCTACCGCCAGGTGGGTGAAGAAATGGTGGATTTGGTTTATCGCAAGTTGAATCGTCCGGTTCCCCCTTGTCCCACCCGCAAACGGACTTTACCGGGGGCGATCGCCGCTGATTCCCACACCATTGAAACAATGATCCGTCGCTATACGCCCACCGTTGGTCGCACCACGATTCAACATTTGTTCCGGATGTATGGCGCTAAAGCCCCGGAAGTCCTGGCCCTGGTGGATGAAGCCCCCGATCTGGGCGATCGCCTGGTGCCCTATCTACCGGATATTAAAGCCCAAGCGGTCTATGCCCTGCGCTCTGAGTTGGCCCATAACCTCAAAGATATTTGCCGCCGGCGCACTACCCTCTCAATGTTGGCGAACTATGGCTATGATGCCCTGCCGACCCTCGTGGATACCCTCAAAACCCACTGCGGTTGGGATGATGCCGAAGGCGATCGCCAAGTGGCTGATTACAAAACCTTCATCGAACAGAACTGTCTACCCGACTATCGCATCGATGCACAGGCCCAAGCCTCGAAAACAGAAGTTTATTCCTGACGGTTTTTCTGTAGATCCTTACCTACACTGAACCCGAAGACCCTGGGAGCTATTTCCATTCCCGACTCAAGTTTGTTAGACCCGATTTTTTTGAGAAGATAGATGACAACCATTTCTCCCAATGGCCTTGACCAAGACGCCCAATCCCTTAATACTGTTGTCCCGACAATACGTCTAAAGTCTGTGAATACAAACCGTAAAACCATTGCCATGCTTGGGTCTGGGGCCTGGGGTTCCGCCCTCGCCACCCTCGCCGCCGTGAATGACCATGATCTACGGCTCTGGTCGCGCCGGGGTGAACTGTCCCTCAAAGAGGCGATCGCCGACGCCGACATCATCATTTCAGCCATCTCCATGAAAGGGGTGTCCGATGTGGCAGAGCAACTCAAGACGATTTCCCTCCCGGCCCAGGCAATTATTGTGACGGCCACCAAGGGTTTAGACCCCAAGACGACCCGTACCCCATCTCAAATTTGGCAAGAAACCTTCCCTGACCATCCGGTGGTCGTATTATCGGGGCCGAACCTCTCGAAGGAAATTGAAGCCGGTTTACCCGCCGCAACGGTGGTCGCCAGCACTGACCTAGAGGCCGCCGAAACCGTTCAAGAAGTATTTGCCTCTGACTGTTTCCGGGTCTATACCAACAATGATCCCCTGGGGACTGAATTGGGTGGCACCCTGAAAAATGTGATGGCGATCGCCGTGGGGGTCTGCGAAGGTCTCAAACTCGGCACCAATGCCAAATCAGCTCTAATTACGAGAGCCTTGCCGGAGATGATTCGGGTGGGAGCACACCTGGGCGCCCAGCCAGAAACTTTCCTGGGCCTTGCGGGGCTGGGGGATATGCTTGCCACTTGTACCAGTCCCCTCAGCCGCAACTATCGCGTCGGTTATGGTCTGGCCCAGGGTAAATCCCTCGAACAGATTCTCGAAGAGTTGGGCAGTACCGCCGAAGGGGTAAATACCACCGCTGTCCTGCTCGATCTGGCTAATCGTGAGGAGATCCCCATTCCCATTTCCCGGCAGGTTTATCGTCTCCTCAAGGGCAAAGTTACGCCCATGGAAGCGGTGACAATGTTGATGGAACGGGATTTAAAGCCGGAAGCGTGCGACATCTTGGAATAGATCCGTCGCTAATTTAAAAAAGATACTGAGGTGGGGCGATCGCCGCCTCTTTTTTTGCGACGTTATGCTAAATTCGCACCATGGTTGTTGGCATAGGGAACTTTCATGCGGATTAAAATTTGTGGACTCACCCAGGTGGCCCAGGCCCAGGCGATCGCCAATGTGGGGGTAACGGATCTGGGATTTATTTGTGTCCAAAAATCGCCCCGGTATGTGACGCCAACTCAACTAGCAACCCTGACAGCCGCCTTACCAGGGAACATTGGTAAAGTGGGGGTTTTCGCGAACCAAACGGTCTCCGAAATGCTCGAATTTATTAACCAAGGCCACCTCACCACCGCCCAACTCCACGGTGATGAATCCCCAGAGCTATGTCAGCAACTCCGTCAGCAACGGCCCGACATCGAAATTATTAAAGCCTTGCGGATCCGCGATCGCCTTTCCCTAGAAGCAGCGAAAAACTATGAAACCGTTGTTGATGCCCTCTTGCTCGATGCCTACCATCCTGAACAATTGGGCGGCACTGGCCATCAAATTAACTGGGAAGATTTACAGCAATTTCGTCCCGCTGTCCCTTGGCTGCTCGCTGGCGGTCTACGGCCTGACAATATCCAAATGGCCCTCAGCCAACTACACCCCGATGGCATTGATCTCTCGAGCGGTGTGGAACTGTCCCCCGGCATTAAAGACTTGACCAAGGTGCAAGCCCTGATGAATGCCCTGCAACCGCTCCATGTCTAGGTCAAAACTGCCGATTTTTATTCTGCTGGGGGGAAAAAGCCAGCGCATGGGTACCGACAAGGCCCTCCTGAACCTCGGTGAGCAGACCATTTTAGAACGCACCCTTGCTCTTGCCACGGCCCTCAGTGACGAAGTTTATCTCTTGACCCCCTGGCGAGATCGCTATCAACCCTATTTCAGCACCACCGTCCGCTGGCTCGACGATCCCGCTCAGCAGGGGGGACTCGTTGCCCTAAACCAAGGTTTAAAAATCCTCAAGCTCCAGGGCTGGGTGTTACTGCTCGCCTGTGACCTGCCCAAGCTTGATCAGGGGCAATTAGAGCAATGGATTCAGCAACTAGACGAAATTCCCACAAGGTACACAGCCGCCCTCGTTAATCAGGGGCAATTTTATGAACCTTGCTGTGGTTTCTATCGAGATACGGCCCAAACTTCGCTCCAACAATTTATCGATCAGGGGGGGCGTTCTTTTCAGAAATGGTTGGCCACTGTGCCTGTTTTTCCATTGGCGATCGCCGACCCAGCAATGCTCTTTAATTGCAACACCCCTGCCGATTTCGCTACCTTGAAGACGCAACCGCCCTCGCCGTAGACAATCCATTGACCGACCCAATGCCATGCAACAAACCGCCCTCAACCTAATCGTCATCGGTGTTTTTC
Coding sequences within:
- a CDS encoding NAD(P)H-dependent glycerol-3-phosphate dehydrogenase gives rise to the protein MNTNRKTIAMLGSGAWGSALATLAAVNDHDLRLWSRRGELSLKEAIADADIIISAISMKGVSDVAEQLKTISLPAQAIIVTATKGLDPKTTRTPSQIWQETFPDHPVVVLSGPNLSKEIEAGLPAATVVASTDLEAAETVQEVFASDCFRVYTNNDPLGTELGGTLKNVMAIAVGVCEGLKLGTNAKSALITRALPEMIRVGAHLGAQPETFLGLAGLGDMLATCTSPLSRNYRVGYGLAQGKSLEQILEELGSTAEGVNTTAVLLDLANREEIPIPISRQVYRLLKGKVTPMEAVTMLMERDLKPEACDILE
- the gghA gene encoding glucosylglycerol hydrolase, with amino-acid sequence MNTASQIQLSEADTRILLDWAAQVTHSNESYFHKGQRLAKRLGAHYRADGLTEIGFWTPELAGEVIQTNRDIFLEVFTPLEAVDFSAPSQTIKCRRDCVELKQQGEFCWGVVAGMRPGTRKQMGSMYWLRYCDRLQDEISIIRDVLAYSLPYGVFGPAELYDMDSLQQQRTDLAYFEAHSTPLDPDQAPWERPILDNADEVLPRVPAPLNILQVHLKTASPEGTLAGLTQVYQRLSEKIAAGESLTAAEQNYVGYDALQLLPIEPTIEYRLEGDNRHHEFFAIAPNETIETGEMACGLEVEVTLRKAKTQNWGYDVPILGSAATNPTILSSLRPDELVDFISTLHNFAGGPIQIIYDLVYGHADNQSLELLNNQYLKGPNMYGQDLNHQLPQVRAILLELQRRRINSGADGIRIDGGQDFRFFNPLSGRVEQDDAYLLAMSDVIQDIGDRQRLLFTIFEDGRPWPEEGWETSSTYRDLIELRPESYQWGPLIFAHNTPTIEGFWDYKWNRIIEVMFQGDRWITGCANHDTVRRGNQIDAQAAAINWHLGATLNEVILNAYDNPATTLWVYGFMPGLPMDFINSLMRAPWGFFRNTDELYGVKVAAEEVGFLDWQITPELFAKPWAFRQLKQLGFEDLDFLKRFMRALNEAMIVTDYDLQKTADLCQRCIGNPDGVCEVQPMKEIGESDHQAFLDHLTVPKLKTIAMAFMEDGHETCRVSHYLDRVNPAQAEFNLALREYRRAHPWLRENLQEGDRFNRLSNEEHTIFYGLRTEPLDDDSDQTLEQIVMVAHMGGEPTTITLGDWLQLDLSEWRVAIATPGLDIGKTEDELKIFELKDSQGLILERISDE
- a CDS encoding phosphoribosylanthranilate isomerase, translated to MRIKICGLTQVAQAQAIANVGVTDLGFICVQKSPRYVTPTQLATLTAALPGNIGKVGVFANQTVSEMLEFINQGHLTTAQLHGDESPELCQQLRQQRPDIEIIKALRIRDRLSLEAAKNYETVVDALLLDAYHPEQLGGTGHQINWEDLQQFRPAVPWLLAGGLRPDNIQMALSQLHPDGIDLSSGVELSPGIKDLTKVQALMNALQPLHV
- the glpD gene encoding glycerol-3-phosphate dehydrogenase, translated to MRDFQTIQNTTYDLIIIGGGINGAGIARDGALRGLKTLLIEKEDFASGTTSWSTRLIHGGLRYLEYLEFHLVRESLHEREVLLRTAPHLVQPLQMTIPLYKGAARGYWLIQAGMLLYDILSFDKTVPSHRMLSARKFQNLFRTVRSQDVVGAAQYYDGQVEYAERLCLENILDAQAAGATVLNYTAVTALQRDESTATIQAIACEDQLTGQTFTVQAKGSMVVNTSGPWVDEICHLGRAAGKAKPIGTEQKMGGTKGSHIVVDPFPGAPQAALYVEAASDNRPYFIIPWLGKYLIGTTDLKYTGSLDHVKADNDEIDYLLAETNRVLPSAQLSRDDIRFTYSGVRPLPYVGDKKPGSITRSHILFDHSAEGARNLISLIGGKLTTYRQVGEEMVDLVYRKLNRPVPPCPTRKRTLPGAIAADSHTIETMIRRYTPTVGRTTIQHLFRMYGAKAPEVLALVDEAPDLGDRLVPYLPDIKAQAVYALRSELAHNLKDICRRRTTLSMLANYGYDALPTLVDTLKTHCGWDDAEGDRQVADYKTFIEQNCLPDYRIDAQAQASKTEVYS
- a CDS encoding molybdenum cofactor guanylyltransferase, which encodes MSRSKLPIFILLGGKSQRMGTDKALLNLGEQTILERTLALATALSDEVYLLTPWRDRYQPYFSTTVRWLDDPAQQGGLVALNQGLKILKLQGWVLLLACDLPKLDQGQLEQWIQQLDEIPTRYTAALVNQGQFYEPCCGFYRDTAQTSLQQFIDQGGRSFQKWLATVPVFPLAIADPAMLFNCNTPADFATLKTQPPSP
- the ggpS gene encoding glucosylglycerol-phosphate synthase, encoding MKSSLVILYHREPYDEVRENGKTFYRDKTSPNGIMPTLKSFFANAEQSTWVAWKQISGKQQEKFQTKMAFPGQENSVVHRIPLSADQVKNFYHITSKEAFWPILHSFPWQFTYDSSDWENFKQINEMFADAACEDADDDALFWVHDYNLWLTPYFIRQKKPNAKIAFFHHTPFPSVDIFNILPWREAIVDSLLCCDLCGFHLPRYVQNFVAVARSLRKVEITRQVPVDEHAFTAVGTALAEPEITTQLKYKDHLVNLDAFPVGTNPTQIRAQVEKASTQERIRKIREELGSNKLILSAGRVDYVKGTKEMLVCYERLLERRPELQTKVNLVVAAAKAASGMRVYKNAQSEIERLVGRINGRFAKLNWTPILLFTSALSYEELLGFFGAADIAWITPLRDGLNLVAKEYVVAHGCDDGVLILSEFAGSAVELPDAILTNPYAAKRMDESIDQALAMPVEEQQRRMKNMYQSIQRYDVQQWANHMFREAKATAVLGKEPTPV